From Chryseobacterium gallinarum, one genomic window encodes:
- a CDS encoding ATP-binding protein, giving the protein MKLKTKLTLGVGLLFLLIVLLSVIGSVYINKLKSDTEKILTANYNSLEFSKNMLLALDNIDTDSAIAVKDFQKYNKLQEKNLTEFGEKEATQNLNLHFNNYLKGATREKEKLIREDLSRIMSLNMKGIERKSDIAIITAENATFWIVSLGTVCFLIAFILLFNLPQTIAEPIDQLTFSIRQIANKNYSERVHFKGSEEFNSLAESFNVMAEKLQEYESSSLSKQLMEKKRIETLVNNMHDAVIGLDENHFIYMINDEALKITNLHKEEIIGKTAHEVAVNNDLLRELLKNIDHPVKEPMKIVRDNKENYFEQDIIPINITKTGEKEKKYIGKVILLRNITPFKELDFAKTNFIATISHELKTPISAIKMGVQLLGNQKFGALNEQQQELLKSINEDGQRLLDITGELLNLSQVESGNIRLTIEKCSPKEIVQAAVKNVEKLAEQKNISIQSEYVLSEEDYVTADFDKTVWVMNNFLTNAVKHSYQDEAIHIKVEKMDSLIQFSITDTGCGIDEKYHRQIFDRYFQVPGEHQNGTGLGLAISKNFIEKQNGEIGVKSSLNHGSTFYFRLPAA; this is encoded by the coding sequence ATGAAACTTAAAACAAAACTTACGTTAGGTGTAGGTCTTTTATTTTTACTGATTGTGTTGCTTTCAGTAATAGGTTCCGTATACATCAATAAACTAAAGTCTGATACGGAAAAGATCCTCACCGCCAATTATAACAGCCTGGAATTTTCCAAAAATATGCTCCTCGCTTTAGATAATATCGATACCGACAGTGCTATTGCAGTAAAAGATTTTCAAAAATATAATAAACTCCAGGAAAAAAACCTTACTGAATTTGGGGAAAAGGAAGCAACCCAAAACCTGAACCTGCATTTCAACAATTACCTGAAAGGGGCAACCCGTGAGAAAGAAAAGCTGATCAGGGAAGATCTTTCCAGAATTATGTCTTTAAATATGAAAGGCATAGAACGAAAAAGTGATATTGCAATCATTACTGCAGAAAATGCAACATTCTGGATTGTAAGCCTGGGAACTGTATGCTTCCTGATAGCTTTTATATTGCTTTTTAACCTGCCGCAGACAATTGCTGAACCGATTGACCAGCTGACGTTCAGTATCAGACAAATTGCCAATAAGAATTACAGTGAAAGAGTTCACTTTAAAGGAAGTGAGGAGTTTAACAGCCTTGCGGAATCTTTTAATGTGATGGCGGAAAAGCTTCAGGAATACGAAAGCAGCAGCCTTTCAAAGCAGCTGATGGAGAAAAAAAGGATCGAGACATTGGTCAATAATATGCATGATGCTGTTATTGGATTGGATGAGAACCATTTTATATACATGATCAATGATGAAGCGCTGAAAATTACGAATCTTCACAAAGAAGAAATTATCGGAAAAACAGCTCATGAGGTTGCTGTAAATAATGATCTGCTGCGTGAATTGCTGAAAAATATAGATCATCCGGTAAAAGAACCTATGAAAATTGTTCGTGATAATAAGGAAAATTACTTTGAACAGGATATTATCCCCATTAATATTACCAAAACCGGTGAGAAAGAGAAGAAATATATCGGAAAGGTGATCTTATTACGGAATATTACACCATTCAAAGAACTGGACTTTGCCAAAACCAATTTTATTGCCACTATTTCTCATGAGCTTAAAACTCCGATTTCAGCTATAAAAATGGGTGTCCAGCTACTTGGAAACCAGAAATTCGGAGCATTGAATGAGCAGCAGCAGGAATTATTGAAAAGCATTAACGAAGACGGACAGCGCCTGCTGGATATCACCGGAGAGCTTCTTAATCTTTCACAGGTAGAATCCGGAAATATCCGGTTAACAATCGAAAAATGTTCCCCTAAAGAAATCGTACAGGCTGCCGTGAAAAATGTTGAAAAACTGGCAGAACAGAAAAATATTTCCATTCAATCCGAATACGTATTGAGTGAAGAGGATTATGTGACCGCCGATTTTGATAAAACGGTCTGGGTGATGAATAACTTCCTTACCAATGCGGTAAAACATTCTTATCAGGATGAGGCAATCCATATTAAGGTGGAAAAAATGGATTCATTGATTCAGTTTAGTATTACAGATACCGGTTGCGGAATTGATGAAAAATACCATCGCCAGATTTTTGACCGCTATTTCCAGGTGCCGGGTGAACATCAGAACGGAACAGGTCTGGGATTGGCCATCTCAAAAAACTTTATTGAAAAACAAAACGGTGAGATCGGAGTAAAGAGCTCATTGAATCATGGGAGTACTTTCTATTTCAGATTGCCGGCTGCATAA
- a CDS encoding DUF7619 domain-containing protein, with translation MKKFYFFVLTLAHLSINAQIVNIPDPAFKQRLVSANQWNHIANDLSGAPTAVDTNNDGEIQLSEALNISSLTFNQTQITDLTGIQSFTNLAQLTVQGNSHLNELNVSNMVNLKRLFINSSGLHEINTQGCNQLENFQLIHNAGFVYNLDFLQNPSLKKLTIITNAHLASVNISHLTALEELEIGDTGILNPNFTSLDLSNNINLKKIIIDKPNLTSLTLNPLSQLEHFSIKRTKLTSLDLSNRTQLEYLYVDNNSLLNTLNIQNTTNLNNLLVLNNPLVTTVDLQNKPNLQSISFGGNGVTSVDFTGTPGIINMAIGPNKLTSLDTSPITQLQILSISENLMSSLDVSQNPNLEYVNIQGNILTNVNIKNGNPNMNFYAAAPAYLPNLKYVCCDTSKVQQVSAMLVNQGQNNAEVNSYCSFIPGGTTYTIQGNTKYDVNNNGCDASDPAKSFQQFTISNGTNLSSYIANSSGNYTIAAQDGTSIITPVVENPAYFNISPASISVDFPTQASPFSQNFCMTPNGTHNDLETVIIPVTAASPGFLSRYKIIYKNKGTAAQSGALLFNYDDTLMDYQASTLAPDSQTTGVINWNFTNLQPFETREIIVSLRLNTPTQTPALHGGDLLQYTAHINGATDETPSDNTFTLDQTVVNAFDPNDKTCLEGASITQAKVGDYVHYLIRFENTGTANARNIVVKDEIDTTKFDISSLVALNGSHDFVTQITQPNVVEFIFENIQLPFDDTNNDGYVAFKIKTKSTLNLGDSFSNTAKIYFDYNHPIITNTYTTSVQNKEVLAISETNRKTEQFTLYPNPAKDTLYIESKEEIIKAEIYDLTGRIINSTTAKGNSVNVSELTKGNYIIKMFTKDKTFTQKFKKD, from the coding sequence ATGAAAAAATTCTACTTTTTTGTGCTTACACTGGCACATTTATCGATCAACGCGCAAATTGTAAACATCCCTGATCCTGCCTTCAAGCAGAGACTTGTCAGTGCCAATCAGTGGAACCATATTGCCAATGATTTAAGCGGGGCTCCTACTGCTGTTGACACCAATAATGATGGTGAAATCCAGCTGAGTGAAGCCTTGAATATTTCCAGTTTAACATTTAACCAGACCCAGATTACGGATTTGACCGGTATTCAGAGTTTTACCAATCTTGCTCAGCTTACCGTACAGGGAAATAGCCATCTTAATGAGCTCAATGTAAGCAATATGGTTAATCTTAAACGCTTATTTATCAACAGCAGCGGCCTGCATGAGATCAATACCCAGGGCTGTAATCAGCTTGAAAATTTCCAACTCATCCACAATGCGGGGTTTGTCTATAACCTGGATTTCCTACAAAATCCTTCATTAAAGAAATTGACAATTATAACAAACGCGCACCTGGCAAGTGTAAATATTTCTCATCTTACGGCGTTGGAAGAACTGGAAATTGGGGACACCGGTATTCTTAATCCTAATTTTACAAGCTTAGACCTGTCTAATAATATCAATCTGAAAAAGATTATTATTGATAAACCCAACCTTACCTCACTTACTTTAAATCCATTAAGCCAGCTGGAACATTTTAGTATAAAAAGAACAAAGCTGACCTCATTAGATCTTTCGAATAGGACGCAACTGGAATACTTATACGTGGATAACAATTCATTGCTAAACACGCTGAATATTCAAAACACTACCAATCTGAATAATTTATTGGTCCTGAACAACCCATTAGTCACTACTGTAGATCTTCAAAATAAACCTAATTTGCAAAGCATCAGCTTCGGTGGAAATGGGGTTACTTCAGTAGATTTTACCGGAACTCCGGGTATTATTAATATGGCGATAGGGCCCAATAAACTGACTTCTTTAGATACCTCTCCGATTACACAGCTACAAATCCTGAGTATAAGTGAGAACCTCATGAGCAGTCTTGATGTAAGCCAGAATCCTAACCTGGAATATGTAAATATCCAGGGAAATATTCTTACAAATGTCAATATTAAAAACGGCAATCCCAATATGAACTTTTATGCTGCTGCGCCCGCTTATCTTCCCAATTTGAAGTATGTATGCTGCGATACCAGTAAGGTCCAGCAGGTTTCCGCGATGCTGGTTAATCAGGGACAAAACAACGCGGAAGTCAACAGCTATTGCTCCTTCATCCCGGGAGGAACTACATATACTATCCAGGGCAATACAAAATATGACGTCAATAATAATGGATGCGATGCGAGCGATCCTGCCAAATCTTTCCAACAGTTTACAATCTCCAATGGAACAAACTTAAGCAGCTACATTGCCAACAGCTCAGGAAATTATACAATAGCAGCACAGGATGGAACAAGTATCATTACTCCTGTTGTTGAAAACCCGGCGTATTTCAATATCTCTCCTGCCAGTATCAGTGTAGATTTTCCAACACAGGCAAGCCCATTCAGTCAAAATTTCTGCATGACCCCGAACGGAACCCACAACGATCTGGAAACAGTAATTATTCCTGTAACAGCTGCCAGCCCGGGCTTTCTTTCACGATATAAAATTATCTACAAAAACAAAGGAACTGCCGCCCAATCCGGAGCTTTACTTTTTAACTATGACGATACGCTGATGGATTATCAGGCTTCAACCCTTGCTCCAGACAGTCAGACTACCGGAGTTATCAATTGGAACTTCACCAATCTTCAGCCTTTTGAAACCAGGGAAATCATTGTTAGCTTAAGACTTAATACCCCTACCCAAACTCCTGCTTTACATGGTGGTGACCTTCTTCAGTATACAGCACACATCAATGGAGCTACAGACGAAACTCCTTCAGATAATACATTCACGCTGGATCAAACGGTTGTTAATGCTTTCGATCCTAATGATAAAACCTGCCTGGAAGGAGCTTCTATTACGCAGGCAAAAGTAGGAGATTATGTACATTATCTTATCCGCTTCGAAAATACAGGAACAGCGAACGCCCGGAATATTGTTGTAAAAGATGAAATTGATACTACGAAATTTGATATTTCTTCTTTGGTAGCATTAAACGGCAGTCATGATTTCGTAACGCAGATTACCCAGCCTAATGTGGTGGAATTTATATTTGAAAATATCCAGCTTCCGTTCGATGATACCAATAACGACGGTTATGTTGCATTTAAAATAAAAACCAAATCTACCCTTAATCTGGGTGACAGTTTCAGTAATACAGCAAAAATCTATTTTGATTATAACCACCCGATCATAACCAATACTTACACAACGAGTGTCCAAAATAAAGAAGTCCTCGCAATTTCTGAAACCAACAGAAAGACTGAGCAATTTACGCTCTATCCAAATCCGGCAAAAGATACTTTATATATCGAATCCAAAGAAGAGATCATTAAAGCCGAAATCTATGACCTGACAGGAAGAATTATCAATTCTACGACTGCAAAAGGAAACTCTGTAAACGTTTCTGAACTTACTAAAGGAAATTATATCATTAAAATGTTTACCAAAGACAAAACATTTACCCAGAAGTTTAAGAAAGATTAA